A genomic region of Octopus sinensis linkage group LG2, ASM634580v1, whole genome shotgun sequence contains the following coding sequences:
- the LOC115227704 gene encoding putative uncharacterized protein DDB_G0279653, with protein sequence MMQNGVHCEEAAWRAAEMARNNMSPEIKKERHLPSDMMEATNMEEQHRIKSEYGVMDSSIDSEEKLDMRRMEEFGEGNRCRMREECEACDAALKIKAEAEAKAAVITNDMMYRPDTFIKREDRCIDDDKESPSIAQKIYREVSDPNMKDGCWPPTRNIAEEIYRECREGMMFDPSICTNNNSIIINNNILHGGNSGGGHIDHNSSNKEIKMMTPLELYGRHISPPRNIAEEIYREHHFLGKSEGLLRECHGECKKDICCDMVVPKELAYRNIAHELYGEGVQDKRTEESHRNIAQEIYREVRGDNQRLLVVNNSPDMKDKRRDGLKDMAAREYPLQVHHRDASKDKCREGLKDGQQQQQQQQQHHHHHHHHHHNHHNHHNHHNHSNNNNNNNNNNNQQQQHHHHHHQMQAQSKDKQQRDNANIKEKLSSSTSTSPKLKSNVSVESKDDNKQVRCSSPSKDPKDKDKGKYSDFMRLLAASHIPPKLAPHMNGYDQYFSQLRPADAIHPGFPPLFQNCMLYGHPAFLPRDPYFFPPTSLRLASFPGQFVAPLIYPPRFPLETTPRMFELLRPMSYLPTEGLLTPCTTPTPCGTPTPTQSSSTTSTTHCSAAGGTTASTNSPTSTTGHPSMGNVSLSSSVSSTSSSTSSLSSLSSSSSSSLSSTSSSSAISSTTNSSGHKRSVSDAEKALDLSTKRMKMDYHNHHHHHHHSNNTNHHNSINNNHNNNNNHSNNNHNTINYNNNNNNNNSNINHSHNHHNHHHSGFRLNGVNSGLLLNGNKDCKKLANKQQQQQQQHGYQTENSVRLNGMNGGNNLHKVDNMKVSKHGELTSSNSGASAVSGAVISPLGKSRTYSNNTTTNVTINNNNNNSGNSCSSGHNNNNNSNSNNTDFSMEEMIRKGCTCTFKKGIVPRYIHQWTVLEVCQFIAQLEGCMEYTEVFRENRINGKTLLSLTREYMMATLGMNLSSAMLLTEAVAMQQKKEAIYKMCNYCQHTAREALVSAT encoded by the exons ATGATGCAAAATGGCGTACATTGTGAAGAAGCAGCTTGGCGAGCAGCAGAGATGGCGCGGAACAATATGTCGCcagaaattaagaaagaaagacacCTCCCCTCCGACATGATGGAAGCAACTAACATGGAGGAGCAACATCGAATCAAGTCTGAATATGGTGTCATGGACTCATCAATTGATTCTGAGGAAAAACTTGATATGAGAAGAATGGAAGAATTTGGTGAAGGGAACCGATGTCGAATGAGAGAAGAATGTGAGGCGTGTGATGCCGCGTTGAAGATAAAGGCAGAAGCGGAAGCCAAGGCAGCTGTGATTACGAACGATATGATGTATAGACCTGATACTTTTATTAAAAGGGAAGATCGGTGTATTGATGACGATAAAGAATCTCCAAGTATTGCCCAGAAAATTTACAGGGAGGTTAGCGATCCAAACATGAAAGATGGTTGCTGGCCCCCAACTCGGAATATCGCTGAAGAGATTTATCGTGAGTGTCGTGAGGGAATGATGTTTGATCCGAGCATCtgcactaacaacaacagcattatcatcaataataatattcttcatggtggtaacagtggtggtggtcatattgaccataacagcagcaacaaagagATAAAAATGATGACACCGTTGGAACTATATGGCAGACATATCAGTCCTCCGAGAAATATTGCTGAAGAAATTTATCGGGAGCACCATTTCCTGGGTAAATCTGAAGGACTGCTTCGAGAGTGCCACGGGGAATGTAAGAAAGATATCTGTTGTGATATGGTGGTTCCTAAAGAACTTGCTTATCGAAATATCGCGCACGAACTTTACGGCGAAGGTGTACAAGACAAGCGAACTGAAGAATCACACCGTAACATCGCGCAGGAGATCTACCGTGAAGTAAGGGGGGATAACCAGAGACTGTTAGTCGTAAATAACTCTCCTGACATGAAGGACAAACGAAGAGACGGTCTAAAAGACATGGCCGCGCGGGAGTACCCGCTTCAGGTGCATCATCGGGATGCATCGAAAGATAAGTGCAGGGAAGGGTTGAAAGacggacaacaacaacagcaacagcagcaacaacatcaccaccaccatcatcaccatcaccacaaccatcataatcatcataaccatcacaaccacagcaacaataacaacaacaataacaataacaacaaccaacaacagcaacatcatcatcaccaccaccaaatgcAAGCTCAGTCAAAAGATAAACAACAGCGAGACAATGCTAATATTAAAGAGAAACTCTCCTCTTCCACATCTACGTCTCCCAAATTGAAAAGCAATGTTTCTGTGGAGAGTAAAGATGATAACAAACAGGTTAGGTGTTCAAGCCCCAGTAAAGATCCCAAGGACAAAGATAAAGGGAAATACAGTGATTTCATGAGGCTCCTCGCTGCCAGCCACATTCCGCCCAAACT ggcTCCTCATATGAATGGCTATGATCAATATTTCTCCCAGTTGAGACCAGCCGATGCCATCCATCCGGGATTTCCACCACTGTTCCAGAATTGTATGCTTTACGGTCATCCGGCATTTTTACCACGTGATCCGTACTTCTTCCCGCCAACGTCGTTACGTTTGGCTAGTTTCCCAGGACAGTTTGTGGCACCACTCATCTATCCACCACGCTTTCCCTTGGAGACGACACCACGCATGTTTGAACTGCTCCGTCCCATGTCTTATCTACCCACTGAGGGTCTCCTCACGCCATGTACGACACCCACACCCTGCGGTACCCCTACACCGACACAGTCATCGTCGACAACGTCGACAACTCACTGCTCAGCAGCAGGTGGCACTACCGCCTCTACCAACAGCCCCACATCTACCACTGGACATCCGAGTATGGGCAATGTCTCCTTGTCCAGCAGTGTATCTTCTACTTCTTCGTCTACGTCGTcactgtcgtcgttgtcatcgtcgtcatcatcgtcattgtcgtcgacGTCCTCATCGTCTGCGATATCCTCAACCACAAATTCCAGTGGTCACAAACGGTCGGTGTCCGATGCCGAGAAGGCCCTCGATCTGTCGACGAAACGTATGAAAATggactaccacaaccaccaccaccaccaccaccacagtaacaacaccaaccaccacaacagtatcaacaacaatcacaataacaacaacaaccatagtaACAATAATCACAACACaattaactacaacaacaataacaataacaacaacagtaacattaacCACAGCCataatcatcacaatcaccatcactctGGGTTCCGGTTAAACGGTGTTAACAGCGGTTTATTACTAAACGGCAATAAAGACTGTAAGAAATTAgccaataaacaacaacaacagcagcaacaacatggcTACCAAACGGAGAATTCTGTGCGGTTGAATGGTATGAATGGAGGAAATAATCTTCACAAAGTAGACAATATGAAAGTATCAAAACATGGGGAGTTGACAAGTAGCAACAGTGGTGCATCTGCAGTGAGTGGGGCAGTGATAAGTCCTTTGGGTAAATCACGGACTTACAgtaacaataccaccaccaacgtcaccatcaataacaacaacaataatagcggCAACAGTTGCAGCAGcggtcacaacaacaataacaacagcaacagcaacaacacagatTTTAGTATGGAAGAGATGATCAGGAAAGGCTGTACTTGTACTTTCAAGAAAGGAATTGTTCCACGTTACATTCACCAATGGACAGTTCTGGAAGTTTGTCAGTTCATTGCTCAGTTAGAGGGATGCATGGAATATACAGAG GTTTTCCGAGAAAACCGAATTAATGGAAAGACACTGCTGTCGCTAACGCGCGAATACATGATGGCGACATTGGGAATGAATTTATCATCGGCCATGTTGCTAACGGAGGCCGTTGCCATGCAACAAAAGAAAGAGGCTATTTATAAAATGTGTAATTACTGCCAGCACACAGCTCGAGAAGCTTTGGTTTCGGCTACGTAa